Proteins from a single region of Paenibacillus sp. BIHB 4019:
- a CDS encoding GNAT family protein: MTIKQNIYLKPLELADAEAMLVLRLSNQAFLQPVEPVRPNNFLTLEGQQEHIALGLQKQAEAAAYPFGIMLGQQLIGRMELSNVIRGPLQNANVGYFLDRAHQGNGYVSEAVRLVTAYAFEQLNLHRLQAGVMPRNTPSIRVLERAGFRQEGLALRYLQINGVWEDHFLFALTAEEYKS, encoded by the coding sequence ATGACAATAAAGCAGAACATTTATTTAAAGCCCCTTGAGCTTGCTGATGCAGAGGCCATGCTTGTACTTAGATTAAGCAATCAAGCCTTCCTCCAGCCTGTAGAGCCCGTCCGCCCCAACAACTTCCTGACCCTGGAAGGCCAGCAGGAGCATATTGCTCTAGGCCTTCAGAAGCAGGCTGAAGCTGCAGCTTATCCATTCGGCATTATGCTGGGGCAGCAGTTAATCGGGCGAATGGAGTTGTCTAATGTGATAAGAGGCCCCTTGCAAAATGCCAATGTCGGTTATTTTCTCGATCGCGCCCATCAAGGCAATGGTTATGTATCGGAGGCTGTTCGCTTGGTCACCGCTTATGCTTTCGAGCAGCTTAACCTCCATCGCCTGCAAGCTGGGGTCATGCCGAGAAACACGCCGTCCATTCGTGTTCTGGAGCGTGCCGGCTTTCGCCAAGAGGGCCTTGCCCTTCGCTATTTACAAATTAATGGGGTGTGGGAGGATCACTTCCTCTTCGCCTTAACAGCCGAGGAATATAAGTCCTGA
- a CDS encoding metallophosphoesterase: MVVAIGIAALALLFYLFLILPTQWFKVERFQYQAGLGLKVLQISDLHVENIRISPRRIQKLIAREQPAYIFLTGDFTQKLRYLPKVRQYVQAICAGGIPVYAVYGNHDHRIKPSGVRVLKKLLEQEGVTVLTNESIDLGAFQLVGIDDWSSKKSKPGQAFLHVDPSKPIIVLAHDPNTVLHIKHSYDYLMAGHFHGMQFNVPFLFRFINKGKLAASGIYKGQHKWSNGTFYISKGISQTEPNARFLIRSEVTVHQL; this comes from the coding sequence ATGGTCGTTGCTATTGGTATTGCAGCGCTTGCGCTGCTGTTTTATTTATTTTTGATATTGCCTACGCAGTGGTTTAAAGTGGAGCGTTTCCAATATCAAGCGGGATTAGGGCTCAAGGTGCTGCAAATTAGCGACCTGCATGTTGAAAATATTCGCATCAGCCCGAGGCGAATCCAGAAGCTGATTGCAAGGGAGCAGCCGGCATACATATTTCTCACCGGAGACTTTACCCAGAAGTTGCGTTATTTACCGAAGGTTAGGCAGTATGTGCAGGCGATTTGCGCAGGCGGCATTCCGGTTTATGCGGTGTATGGCAATCACGACCATCGAATAAAGCCTTCCGGAGTGCGCGTGCTGAAGAAGCTTCTGGAACAGGAAGGCGTTACCGTTCTGACTAATGAGAGCATCGATTTAGGCGCATTTCAGCTGGTTGGCATTGACGATTGGAGCAGCAAAAAGAGCAAGCCGGGACAAGCTTTTCTCCACGTTGACCCGTCAAAGCCTATTATTGTGCTCGCACACGATCCGAATACGGTTCTGCATATTAAGCATTCCTATGATTATCTCATGGCGGGCCATTTTCATGGCATGCAGTTTAATGTCCCGTTCCTGTTCCGGTTTATTAACAAGGGCAAGCTTGCTGCTTCTGGTATTTATAAAGGACAGCACAAATGGAGCAACGGCACCTTCTATATTTCCAAAGGTATTAGCCAGACCGAGCCCAATGCCAGATTCCTCATTCGCAGTGAAGTGACGGTGCATCAGCTGTAG
- a CDS encoding VOC family protein, with translation MNKNAKIGGGGLHHIALRAFDFEATVKFYTEGLGFTPRHSWGEGDGRVIMLDSGDGNYLEVFAGGKAPVSDEGSYFHLAYRSENIELAVQSAVAAGAVVTVETKEVVLGDNPPTPVKIAFVKGLNGEIIEFFQSTGDNQL, from the coding sequence ATGAATAAAAATGCAAAAATTGGTGGCGGCGGCCTTCATCATATTGCGCTGCGCGCATTTGACTTTGAAGCAACCGTGAAATTTTATACAGAAGGACTTGGCTTTACGCCAAGACATAGCTGGGGTGAAGGAGACGGTCGCGTTATTATGCTCGATAGCGGCGATGGCAACTATCTCGAAGTATTCGCTGGCGGCAAAGCGCCGGTGTCGGACGAAGGCTCCTATTTCCATTTGGCTTACCGCTCCGAAAATATAGAGCTGGCGGTTCAGTCTGCAGTAGCAGCTGGCGCAGTTGTAACGGTAGAGACGAAGGAAGTTGTGCTCGGCGACAATCCGCCAACTCCAGTGAAAATCGCTTTTGTTAAAGGCTTGAATGGCGAAATCATTGAGTTTTTCCAAAGCACAGGTGACAATCAGCTGTAA
- a CDS encoding heavy metal translocating P-type ATPase — protein MENRQTTLEISGMTCAACANRIEKGLNKLEGVSQATVNFTMETSHVEYRADTIDLAAVIKRIEQLGFTAEEKVEQKQDGDRRRDEIRKQQLKFILSAILSLPLLWAMAAHFSFTSFIWVPDLLLNPWFQLALATPVQFIIGWPFYKGAFNALRSGGANMDVLVALGTSAAYFYSLYLTLKPEEHAGMANMPVMQELYYETSALLITLILLGKWFEALAKGRSSEAIRSLMGLQAKTALVVRDGSEVSIPVEQVIIGDQLIVKPGGKIPVDGIVLDGSSAIDESMLTGESLPVDKQSGDQVFGATINKNGVLRIQATKVGKNTTLAQIIHIVEQAQGSKAPIQRIADRISGIFVPIVVGIALLAFALWYFWLDPGMFAEGLEKAIAVLVIACPCALGLATPTSIMAGSGRAAEVGVLFKGGEHLESTHRITAVLLDKTGTVTEGKPSLTDVIVEGNIPEQELLALVGGAEKRSEHPLAEAIVAAIEARNIALPEATEFSAIPGFGIRATVAGRDVVVGTRALMERYDVAHNSEAPMAKLEEVGKTVMLTAVDGQYTGMIAVADTIKPSSKQAIDRLKELGIQVMMITGDNPRTAEAIASEAGIEHVIAGVLPEGKAEEVKKLQAAGMKVAMAGDGINDAPALAAADIGMAMGTGTDVAMETADVTLMRGDLNSIVDAITMSKKTMRNIKQNLFWALAYNVIGIPIAAAGLLAPWLAGAAMALSSVSVVLNALRLQRMKIKA, from the coding sequence ATGGAGAACAGGCAGACTACACTGGAAATTTCGGGTATGACATGTGCGGCATGCGCGAATCGTATAGAGAAGGGCTTAAATAAGCTGGAAGGCGTATCGCAAGCGACGGTCAACTTCACGATGGAGACGAGCCATGTCGAATATCGTGCGGATACGATCGATTTGGCTGCGGTCATCAAGCGGATAGAGCAGCTTGGGTTTACAGCAGAGGAGAAGGTAGAGCAGAAGCAGGATGGGGATCGCCGGCGTGACGAGATCCGCAAGCAGCAGCTGAAGTTCATCTTATCGGCGATATTGTCGCTGCCGCTTTTGTGGGCAATGGCGGCACATTTTTCATTTACGTCGTTTATATGGGTGCCGGATTTATTGCTCAATCCGTGGTTTCAACTAGCGCTGGCAACTCCTGTGCAATTCATAATCGGCTGGCCCTTTTATAAGGGGGCATTTAATGCGCTGCGGAGTGGGGGCGCGAATATGGATGTCTTAGTGGCGCTTGGAACATCGGCCGCCTATTTTTACAGCCTGTATTTGACGTTGAAGCCTGAAGAGCATGCAGGGATGGCTAATATGCCCGTTATGCAGGAGCTGTATTATGAGACGAGCGCCTTGCTCATTACGTTGATTTTACTTGGAAAATGGTTCGAAGCGCTCGCTAAAGGCCGTTCATCGGAAGCAATTCGCTCGCTCATGGGACTGCAAGCGAAAACAGCGCTCGTCGTGCGCGATGGCTCCGAAGTAAGCATCCCGGTCGAACAGGTGATCATTGGCGATCAGCTTATTGTGAAGCCGGGCGGCAAAATTCCGGTCGACGGTATTGTACTGGACGGCAGCTCAGCGATTGACGAATCGATGCTGACTGGAGAAAGCCTGCCTGTTGACAAGCAGTCAGGTGATCAAGTATTTGGGGCGACTATTAATAAAAATGGCGTCTTGCGCATTCAGGCTACGAAGGTTGGCAAAAATACGACGCTTGCGCAAATTATTCACATCGTCGAGCAGGCGCAGGGCTCCAAAGCGCCGATTCAGCGAATAGCAGACCGTATTTCCGGCATATTCGTTCCCATCGTTGTAGGAATCGCCCTACTCGCTTTTGCTTTGTGGTACTTCTGGCTCGATCCAGGCATGTTCGCTGAAGGGCTGGAGAAAGCTATCGCGGTGCTCGTTATCGCTTGCCCATGTGCGCTCGGACTTGCGACACCGACCTCTATTATGGCGGGATCGGGCCGGGCGGCAGAAGTAGGCGTTTTGTTCAAGGGCGGCGAGCATTTAGAATCGACCCATCGTATTACTGCGGTGCTGCTCGATAAAACAGGTACGGTGACGGAAGGTAAACCTTCACTGACGGATGTTATTGTCGAAGGAAATATACCGGAGCAGGAACTGCTGGCCCTCGTTGGGGGAGCCGAGAAACGCTCGGAGCATCCGCTCGCCGAAGCAATTGTAGCCGCAATTGAAGCGCGAAACATTGCACTTCCCGAAGCGACGGAATTTTCAGCCATTCCGGGCTTTGGCATTCGGGCAACTGTAGCAGGACGCGATGTTGTTGTCGGAACCCGTGCTTTAATGGAGCGTTACGATGTTGCACACAACAGCGAAGCGCCAATGGCTAAGCTGGAGGAAGTTGGGAAGACGGTTATGCTGACGGCTGTTGACGGCCAATATACAGGCATGATTGCGGTTGCCGATACGATTAAACCTTCATCCAAGCAAGCGATTGACCGGCTCAAGGAGCTTGGCATTCAGGTCATGATGATTACAGGAGATAATCCACGGACGGCGGAGGCTATTGCGAGCGAGGCGGGTATCGAGCATGTCATTGCTGGCGTGCTGCCGGAAGGAAAAGCCGAGGAGGTTAAGAAGCTTCAGGCGGCTGGCATGAAAGTAGCAATGGCTGGTGATGGCATTAATGATGCTCCGGCGCTGGCGGCAGCAGACATCGGCATGGCGATGGGGACAGGAACGGATGTTGCCATGGAGACGGCAGATGTCACACTTATGCGCGGCGATCTTAACAGCATTGTCGACGCCATAACGATGAGCAAAAAAACGATGCGCAACATCAAGCAAAACCTGTTCTGGGCGCTGGCCTACAACGTCATCGGCATTCCGATAGCGGCAGCGGGCCTGCTTGCTCCTTGGCTGGCGGGGGCGGCGATGGCGCTTAGCTCCGTATCGGTCGTACTCAATGCGCTGCGCTTGCAGCGGATGAAAATCAAAGCCTGA
- a CDS encoding GNAT family N-acetyltransferase translates to MTVVSPVIIQAREEHIADAVAFAALVREEVMPMFAVNGMSPDLVNFSEHYLHQEGAGFFLALSERGEIWGCIGVQPYDNRIETAKYEANRPAAEIVKCYVAASSRRSGVGSLLTAEAKRFIAEQGYSVAYLHTHRFLKGAVDFWQRQGFAITAEDQDEWQTVHMDASVK, encoded by the coding sequence GTGACAGTAGTGTCGCCAGTTATTATACAGGCTCGCGAGGAGCATATTGCGGATGCTGTCGCTTTTGCAGCTCTAGTGCGAGAAGAGGTTATGCCGATGTTTGCGGTAAATGGAATGTCGCCGGATCTCGTGAATTTCTCCGAGCATTATTTGCACCAGGAGGGAGCCGGTTTTTTCCTGGCACTTTCGGAGCGTGGAGAAATATGGGGGTGCATCGGTGTGCAGCCCTATGATAACCGAATTGAGACGGCTAAGTATGAAGCGAACCGGCCAGCCGCAGAAATAGTGAAATGTTATGTAGCTGCAAGCAGCCGCAGAAGCGGTGTAGGCTCGCTGCTTACAGCAGAGGCCAAGCGTTTTATTGCAGAGCAGGGCTATAGCGTAGCGTATTTGCATACGCATCGTTTTCTAAAGGGAGCCGTCGATTTTTGGCAGCGGCAAGGCTTTGCTATTACGGCCGAAGATCAGGATGAATGGCAAACGGTACATATGGATGCAAGTGTTAAATAA
- a CDS encoding metalloregulator ArsR/SmtB family transcription factor yields the protein MDKVIDEQCDDTCMGTKQEGADLLTAKVEEQTAIDLAEMFKALGDPTRVKMIYALLSQELCVHDLCVVLDMAQSAISHQLRYLRNVRIVKRRKVGKTVYYSLDDDHVKEIFIQTLQHLHHS from the coding sequence ATGGACAAAGTGATCGATGAGCAATGTGACGACACATGTATGGGAACGAAGCAGGAAGGTGCAGATCTGCTGACCGCAAAGGTCGAGGAGCAGACGGCCATTGATCTGGCTGAAATGTTCAAGGCGCTAGGCGACCCGACGAGGGTTAAAATGATTTATGCGCTGCTGTCGCAAGAGCTGTGCGTGCATGATTTATGCGTCGTGCTGGATATGGCACAGTCGGCTATTTCGCATCAATTGCGTTACTTGCGCAATGTGCGAATTGTAAAGCGCCGCAAAGTTGGGAAAACCGTCTATTATTCGCTTGACGATGATCATGTAAAGGAAATTTTCATCCAGACGCTTCAGCATTTGCATCACAGCTAG
- a CDS encoding ThuA domain-containing protein, with amino-acid sequence MRTILAVIGDYYHPAEAIAEGLQQSLAPFMESGDIELSYTTVKYLAEELAAKPDAVILYKDNNINPADEQVQQWLGDETEQAILRYVRAGGGWFAWHSGLASYPAEGGYAQMTRGYFQHHPEQKLVRSITVEPAGRSGEEHVNIAADQAFETVDEHYFVHCDEASTTVFMRTYSEDGQSIGGWSHAYGEGRVCCLTPAHNRESLLHPVLGELVNACVQWCARMA; translated from the coding sequence ATGCGAACCATTTTAGCCGTAATTGGGGATTATTATCATCCTGCGGAGGCGATTGCCGAAGGCTTGCAGCAAAGCTTGGCGCCATTTATGGAGTCAGGGGACATCGAGCTCAGCTATACGACGGTCAAATATTTGGCCGAGGAACTGGCGGCGAAGCCGGATGCCGTCATTTTGTACAAAGATAACAATATCAATCCCGCTGATGAACAAGTGCAGCAATGGCTTGGCGACGAGACGGAGCAGGCGATTTTGCGGTATGTAAGGGCGGGCGGAGGCTGGTTCGCCTGGCATTCCGGGCTTGCTTCATATCCGGCAGAAGGTGGCTATGCACAGATGACGCGGGGTTATTTTCAGCACCATCCGGAGCAGAAGCTTGTGCGCTCCATAACGGTTGAGCCTGCTGGGCGTTCAGGCGAGGAGCATGTCAATATAGCGGCAGACCAAGCATTCGAAACGGTAGATGAGCATTATTTTGTCCACTGTGATGAAGCGTCAACAACGGTATTTATGCGGACGTATTCCGAGGATGGGCAGTCGATTGGCGGGTGGTCCCATGCCTATGGGGAAGGCCGCGTATGTTGTTTGACGCCTGCGCATAATCGCGAAAGCCTGCTGCATCCGGTGCTGGGCGAGCTGGTAAATGCTTGTGTGCAGTGGTGCGCCCGTATGGCGTAG
- the add gene encoding adenosine deaminase produces the protein MKDIVVREQLKKLPKIDLHLHLDGSVLPNTLRELAKEQGKELPVEEGSELTPWMLADESCTSLKEYLSKFAFVEPYLQTPEALERVAYEVVEQSAAQGCRYIEVRFAPLLHIKGGLSLEEAMRHTLHGLRRGERDFGVKARGIAICLRHDAYERNEQVILAAAKLHGDGIAAVDLAGDEASFPPELHRSLFKLAASKGLPITIHAGEAGGAENVQEAIESLGATRIGHGVRITENPAIMEMVRRTGTPLELCPLSNIQTKAVSGWEAYPIKAFLAAGIRATINTDNLTVSGTTIGLEYELLMEKCGVTLEEIGRLILNSAHAAFLEQEEKRQLIADIEQGLAAAGVKPAV, from the coding sequence ATGAAAGATATAGTGGTGCGGGAGCAATTGAAAAAGCTTCCCAAAATCGATTTGCACTTGCATTTGGATGGCAGCGTCTTGCCAAATACGCTTCGCGAGCTGGCAAAGGAGCAAGGCAAGGAGCTGCCCGTTGAGGAAGGCAGCGAGCTTACCCCGTGGATGCTTGCAGATGAGAGCTGCACGAGCTTAAAAGAATATTTGAGCAAATTTGCGTTTGTGGAGCCCTATTTGCAAACGCCAGAGGCGCTGGAGCGCGTAGCTTATGAAGTGGTTGAGCAATCGGCGGCACAAGGCTGCCGTTATATCGAGGTGCGTTTTGCGCCGCTGCTGCATATTAAAGGAGGTTTGTCGCTGGAGGAGGCGATGCGCCATACCCTTCATGGCTTGCGGCGTGGAGAACGGGATTTCGGCGTGAAAGCGCGGGGCATCGCCATCTGCCTGCGCCATGACGCCTATGAGCGCAATGAACAGGTCATACTGGCCGCTGCCAAGCTGCATGGCGATGGAATCGCCGCGGTAGATTTGGCTGGTGATGAAGCTTCCTTCCCGCCAGAGCTGCATCGTTCCTTATTTAAACTCGCTGCTAGCAAAGGGCTGCCGATTACGATTCATGCTGGAGAAGCAGGCGGTGCGGAAAATGTGCAGGAGGCGATTGAAAGCCTGGGCGCCACACGTATCGGCCATGGCGTGCGCATTACGGAAAATCCTGCTATTATGGAAATGGTACGCCGTACAGGCACGCCTTTGGAGCTATGTCCGCTGAGCAACATCCAGACGAAGGCCGTTAGCGGCTGGGAGGCTTATCCGATTAAAGCTTTTCTGGCAGCAGGCATTCGGGCGACCATTAACACGGATAACCTGACGGTTTCAGGTACGACGATTGGTTTGGAATATGAGCTGTTGATGGAAAAATGCGGCGTGACGCTGGAGGAAATCGGCAGGCTGATTTTGAACAGCGCCCATGCCGCCTTTTTGGAGCAGGAAGAAAAACGGCAGCTGATTGCCGACATTGAACAGGGGCTCGCAGCCGCGGGAGTGAAGCCTGCCGTATAA
- a CDS encoding alanine--glyoxylate aminotransferase family protein, producing the protein MKSYRELSPSPRTIMTPGPVEVDPRVLRALSYPILGQFDPEFTALMNDTMEMLRSLFQTDNRWAYPIDGTSRSGIEAVLNSLIEPGDKVLVPIYGRFGNLLYEIAERCGAEVVALEKEWGEVFEPDEVIAAISHERPALVLMVHGETSTGRIQPLDVIGKACREQDILFVVDAVATIGGVPLETDAWCIDAVIGGTQKCLSVPSGMAPITYNDRAERKIAARKKVERGLLVPGDAASSNRRPAIQSNYLDLSQLQDYWGPARLNHHTEMTSMLYGLREGLRILLAEGLEERFARHRRHEAALMAGLAAMGLTLYGNPACKLPVVTCVTIPEGVDGEAVRSMLLNSFGIEIASSFGELKGKIWRIGTMGYSCSQKNVLHVLGALEAVLIRHGAIVPAGEGLQAALAVYEN; encoded by the coding sequence ATGAAGAGCTACCGAGAACTGTCGCCTTCCCCCCGCACGATTATGACACCTGGCCCCGTTGAGGTTGACCCGCGTGTGCTTCGTGCGTTATCTTATCCTATACTGGGCCAATTTGACCCCGAGTTTACGGCACTGATGAATGATACGATGGAAATGCTGCGCAGCTTGTTCCAAACGGACAATCGCTGGGCTTATCCGATAGATGGAACGTCGCGTTCAGGCATTGAAGCGGTACTTAACAGCTTAATTGAGCCGGGAGACAAAGTGCTGGTTCCGATTTATGGCCGTTTCGGCAATCTGCTTTATGAAATTGCCGAGCGCTGCGGCGCAGAGGTTGTGGCGCTGGAGAAGGAATGGGGCGAAGTTTTTGAGCCGGATGAAGTCATCGCTGCTATTTCGCATGAGCGTCCGGCGCTTGTGCTAATGGTCCACGGGGAAACGTCCACAGGCCGGATTCAGCCGCTGGACGTGATAGGCAAAGCGTGCAGGGAGCAAGACATTCTGTTTGTCGTTGATGCGGTTGCGACCATCGGCGGCGTTCCGCTTGAGACAGATGCCTGGTGTATCGATGCGGTCATTGGCGGCACGCAAAAATGTTTATCCGTTCCATCGGGCATGGCCCCCATTACGTACAACGACAGGGCAGAGCGGAAAATTGCCGCCCGTAAAAAGGTCGAGCGGGGCTTGCTCGTTCCCGGCGATGCCGCAAGCAGCAACCGGCGTCCAGCAATCCAGAGCAACTATTTGGATTTGAGCCAGCTTCAGGATTATTGGGGGCCAGCAAGACTCAATCATCATACGGAGATGACCTCAATGCTGTATGGCTTGCGCGAAGGGCTGCGTATTTTGCTCGCTGAAGGACTTGAGGAGCGGTTCGCGAGACATCGCAGACATGAAGCGGCGCTAATGGCAGGGCTTGCAGCGATGGGATTAACCTTGTATGGCAATCCGGCTTGCAAGCTTCCGGTTGTCACCTGCGTGACAATTCCTGAAGGCGTGGATGGAGAAGCTGTTCGCAGCATGCTGCTAAACAGCTTTGGCATCGAAATCGCCAGTTCGTTCGGTGAGCTAAAAGGGAAAATTTGGCGCATCGGCACGATGGGCTACAGCTGCAGCCAGAAAAATGTGCTGCATGTGCTCGGTGCGCTTGAAGCCGTACTGATTCGGCATGGCGCAATTGTGCCAGCTGGAGAAGGCCTGCAGGCGGCACTGGCTGTGTATGAGAACTAA
- the allC gene encoding allantoate deiminase yields MTMASKWQLASFVPKLLEELSQFGADPRGGVTRLLYTAEWLEAQQYLAEQMQELGMDVYFDRVGNLFGRLQGSSEEGPVIMTGSHIDTVQSGGIYDGAYGVAAGIAALAHLKETYGQPVKTLEVVSLCEEEGSRFPLTYWGSGNMTGLYDLEQCAERYDAAGTSLQEAMLHCGFGKAEQRAARRSDIAAFVELHIEQGPVLERQQLSVGIVEAIVGQHRYTVTVGGTANHAGTTPMPLRRDALAGAAAMIVQLETEAILTGSPLVATVGKLAATPNTPNVIAGSVSFTVDVRHIDGTAIREFCQTVFQQFQEIAGERELRVTIEQWMEAAPAPMDGQLRVRLERIAKQLTLPYTVMPSGAGHDAQLLSGICPTAMLFVPSRGGISHSPEEYTSPDQLAAGAEMLSALLYELAYEEK; encoded by the coding sequence ATGACAATGGCAAGCAAATGGCAGCTCGCCTCCTTCGTCCCTAAGCTGCTGGAGGAATTATCCCAGTTCGGCGCTGATCCGCGCGGTGGTGTGACTAGGCTGCTTTATACGGCAGAGTGGCTGGAGGCACAGCAATATTTAGCCGAGCAAATGCAAGAACTGGGCATGGACGTTTATTTTGACCGAGTAGGCAATTTATTCGGCAGGCTGCAAGGCAGTTCAGAAGAAGGGCCGGTTATTATGACGGGCTCCCATATCGATACGGTGCAATCGGGCGGCATTTATGACGGGGCTTATGGTGTCGCTGCCGGAATTGCCGCTTTGGCGCATTTGAAGGAAACGTATGGGCAGCCTGTAAAAACGCTTGAGGTAGTTTCGCTCTGCGAAGAGGAAGGCAGCCGTTTTCCGCTTACGTATTGGGGCTCGGGCAATATGACCGGGCTATATGATTTAGAGCAATGTGCGGAGCGCTATGATGCAGCCGGAACTAGCCTGCAAGAGGCGATGCTTCATTGCGGCTTCGGCAAAGCGGAGCAGCGTGCCGCCCGCCGATCAGATATTGCAGCGTTTGTGGAGCTGCATATTGAGCAAGGGCCTGTTCTGGAACGGCAGCAGCTCAGCGTTGGCATTGTCGAGGCCATCGTCGGGCAGCATCGTTATACGGTAACGGTGGGCGGAACAGCTAATCATGCCGGGACGACGCCGATGCCGCTGCGCCGCGATGCACTGGCTGGAGCGGCTGCAATGATTGTGCAGCTGGAGACGGAAGCGATTTTAACGGGCTCGCCGCTCGTTGCTACGGTTGGTAAACTGGCGGCAACGCCAAATACGCCGAATGTTATTGCTGGTTCCGTTAGCTTTACGGTCGATGTACGCCATATAGATGGGACCGCGATTCGTGAATTTTGCCAAACGGTATTTCAGCAGTTTCAAGAAATCGCTGGCGAGCGGGAGCTGCGGGTGACGATTGAGCAATGGATGGAGGCCGCGCCTGCCCCGATGGACGGACAATTGCGTGTCCGTCTGGAACGTATTGCGAAGCAATTAACATTGCCTTATACGGTCATGCCGAGCGGGGCGGGGCATGACGCCCAGCTGCTGTCAGGCATTTGTCCTACAGCGATGTTATTCGTTCCGAGCCGCGGCGGCATTAGCCATTCCCCAGAGGAATATACGTCGCCGGATCAATTGGCAGCAGGGGCGGAGATGCTGTCCGCTTTGTTATATGAACTTGCTTACGAGGAGAAATGA
- a CDS encoding allantoinase, whose translation MASYYDCIVMNGFVVLPDQVKKLDIGIRDGRIAALEPSLAGAESGSRIDAEGQYVLPGMVDIHVHFNEPNLGHWEGFASGSAALAAGGTTCYADMPLNGNPPTVTTEALALKAGQAEGHSAVDYTFWGGLVPGKLDELAPMFEAGVVGFKAFMSNPGGEGEGRFREVDDWTLYEGMKKIATLGGFVALHAESDAITSQLADAALTAGRHDAEAFAASRPIIAELEAVNKALLFAEQTGCKVHFVHISSYDAVELIDRAKRRGLPVTVETCPHYLLLTQKDMAVLGAVAKCAPPLRSEEQREGLWRMIGEGKLDVIASDHSPCPTPMKKDASKTFFEAWGGISGAQSSMEVVLGEGWIKRGLPLPLLSALLSAGPAQRFGLYPRKGVIAIGSDADLAIIDANAAYELREEHLFYRHKHSPYVGKEMACRVVVTLVRGTVVYTADGGLAQPASGKLLLPFEAGSEKGMMKGCV comes from the coding sequence ATGGCTTCCTACTATGATTGTATCGTGATGAATGGTTTTGTTGTGCTGCCTGACCAAGTGAAAAAGCTGGATATTGGCATTCGCGATGGCCGCATTGCCGCCTTGGAGCCGTCTCTCGCAGGTGCCGAGTCGGGCTCTCGAATCGATGCGGAGGGGCAGTATGTGCTGCCCGGCATGGTCGATATTCACGTGCATTTCAATGAACCGAATTTGGGGCATTGGGAAGGATTTGCGAGCGGCTCTGCCGCACTAGCTGCCGGAGGGACAACCTGCTACGCTGATATGCCGCTCAATGGCAATCCGCCGACTGTTACGACCGAGGCGCTTGCGTTGAAAGCAGGCCAGGCCGAAGGCCATTCAGCAGTTGATTATACGTTCTGGGGCGGGCTTGTCCCAGGGAAGCTGGATGAGCTTGCCCCTATGTTCGAAGCGGGCGTCGTCGGCTTTAAAGCATTTATGTCCAATCCCGGCGGCGAAGGGGAAGGGCGATTTCGCGAGGTTGATGACTGGACGCTGTATGAGGGGATGAAAAAAATCGCCACGCTTGGCGGATTTGTTGCCCTTCATGCCGAGAGTGACGCCATTACGTCCCAACTGGCAGATGCGGCCCTAACAGCCGGCCGCCATGATGCTGAGGCATTCGCAGCCTCGCGTCCGATTATTGCCGAGCTGGAGGCGGTGAACAAGGCGCTGTTGTTTGCGGAGCAGACGGGCTGCAAAGTTCATTTTGTCCATATAAGCAGCTATGACGCGGTGGAGCTGATTGATCGGGCGAAGCGGCGCGGCTTGCCGGTGACGGTGGAAACCTGTCCGCATTATTTGCTGCTGACACAGAAGGATATGGCGGTGCTTGGAGCAGTTGCCAAATGCGCGCCTCCTCTGCGCAGCGAGGAGCAGCGCGAGGGATTGTGGCGAATGATTGGCGAAGGCAAGCTGGACGTCATCGCTTCCGATCATTCGCCATGCCCGACTCCGATGAAGAAGGATGCTTCCAAAACGTTTTTCGAGGCATGGGGAGGCATATCCGGGGCACAGAGCAGCATGGAGGTGGTGCTAGGCGAAGGGTGGATCAAGCGTGGGCTGCCGCTGCCATTGTTATCCGCTTTGCTGTCGGCAGGACCTGCGCAGCGCTTCGGGCTGTATCCGCGCAAGGGAGTTATCGCAATCGGCTCTGACGCGGACCTGGCTATTATAGACGCTAATGCGGCCTATGAGCTGCGGGAGGAACATTTGTTTTATCGGCACAAGCATAGCCCTTATGTGGGGAAAGAAATGGCCTGCCGAGTCGTGGTGACACTCGTTCGAGGAACCGTTGTATATACAGCTGACGGAGGCCTTGCACAGCCAGCTTCGGGCAAGTTGCTGCTACCGTTTGAGGCGGGTTCGGAAAAGGGTATGATGAAGGGGTGTGTTTGA